From Plasmodium brasilianum strain Bolivian I chromosome 7, whole genome shotgun sequence, the proteins below share one genomic window:
- a CDS encoding coatomer subunit beta produces the protein MPLNLDIKKKLNSRIGKVKCVDIHETETWILAALYNGKLVIFDYANQNTIKNVEVTAFPLRCAKFIEKKQWIICAGDDMTLRVYNYNTFEKVKSFEDHTDYIRYIEVHQTLPYILTSADDMTIKLYDYENNFEKLCSFENHIHYVMMCKFNPKDTYIFASASLDKTIKIWGVQNNTPVVTKPHFTLTGHTKGVNCIDYSSSGETSYIISGSDDKTIRIWDYHTKQCIQVLTGHTQNVSCLIYYSNLPIIISSSEDCNVKIWNSSMFKLESTLNYNMDKCWSLSAKKTKNDLCIGYDEGLVVIQIGSDKPICTMFKNKILYIKNTDIYIINLQNVSLDEYNDGDLYKVNKKELGNCDFYPTNVSFHPSGRFICVSGHHEFNIYTSQVLRNKAYGKSDFFVWAFNGDYAIKDEGNKINIYKDFTSTHSFQVSFTITQLFGGYLLGVKSSNFICFYDWTDYSMVRKIDVNVKNVYWNESGTYVALSTEDTIYILSYLNAEGNILRDIRNSDMKNSNMVSGSMMGSNGSYNKASATGAGSVPGINGESTKNVGIDEENNFELESEINESIESGIWIYDSFLYVSTNLRLYIYTKKFIDIYAYIDKYLYICGYVYEYDRIFLHDKNYNFYSFLLPITYLQYQKSIMNKDFVSSDNLVNKIPESLYNKLSLFLEKMGYKDKALNMCTDLEKKFELSLSIGNLQLCVDIIKELEKKENNSFIHNKYQGLGDTALVYNDIPMAIYCYKKTSEFSSLLIILSTLGDKIGIEELGNMCLNNQKYNIAFICYFLLHKINKCVDILLTNNNFAYASFFARVYKPSLLPMILLKWKNYLNKMYPNSPILLLTPDENPEYFPDYEQAVKCESIFDKIKTIGSTKNYNTLKKLIDLNIMEEIKEIGHEKVEDIFLNQFNEDLEKDVQNFDMIKSFGTTQNKNKVYGSQENEKQIQKDSENVNVSTTNEFYDINDPNYNNKDFDKMEDTDFLNNSDIIDFANQEKVPPSVANADDINNSIENADYSPMDPNKEEGKGKDEDTEKFHHEEN, from the coding sequence ATGCCTCTAAActtagatataaaaaaaaaactaaactCGCGTATTGGTAAAGTAAAATGCGTTGATATTCATGAAACGGAAACCTGGATTCTTGCTGCATTGTATAATGGGAAATTAGTAATATTTGATTACGCTAATCAgaatacaattaaaaatgtgGAAGTAACTGCGTTTCCTTTAAGATGTGCAAAATTTATTGAGAAAAAACAGTGGATAATATGTGCAGGTGATGACATGACATTAAGagtttataattataacacttttgaaaaagtaaaatctTTTGAAGATCATACGGATTATATAAGATATATCGAAGTACATCAAACGTTACCTTACATATTAACAAGTGCAGATGATAtgacaataaaattatatgactatgaaaataattttgaaaaattatgttcTTTTGAGAATCACATTCATTATGTGATGATGTGTAAATTTAATCCTAaggatacatatatatttgcatcaGCTTCTTTAGATAAAACTATTAAGATATGGGGTGTGCAAAATAATACTCCAGTTGTTACGAAACCACATTTTACCTTAACAGGTCATACAAAAGGTGTAAATTGTATTGATTATTCTAGTAGTGGAGAAACATCCTATATAATAAGTGGAAGTGATGACAAAACAATACGTATATGGGATTATCATACCAAACAATGTATTCAAGTATTAACTGGTCATACACAGAATGTATCTTGTTTGATATATTATAGTAATTTACCTATTATAATTTCATCATCAGAAGATTGTAATGTTAAAATATGGAATAGTTCTATGTTTAAATTAGAAAGtacattaaattataatatggaTAAGTGTTGGTCATTAAgtgcaaaaaaaacaaaaaatgatttatgtATAGGTTATGATGAAGGGTTAGTAGTAATACAGATAGGATCCGATAAACCCATATGTACAAtgtttaaaaacaaaatactttatataaagaatacagatatatatattataaatttacaaaatgtaAGTCTTGATGAATATAATGATGGAGATTTATAtaaagttaataaaaaagaattaggAAATTGTGATTTTTATCCTACCAATGTGTCTTTTCATCCAAGTGGAAGatttatatgtgtaagtGGTCATCatgaatttaatatttatacttcTCAAGTATTAAGAAATAAAGCTTATGGAAAAAGTGATTTCTTTGTTTGGGCTTTTAATGGTGATTATGCAATTAAAGATGAgggtaataaaataaacatatataaagattTTACTTCAACCCATTCTTTTCAAGTATCTTTTACAATTACACAGTTATTTGGTGGATATTTATTAGGAGTTAAAtcttctaattttatttgtttctaTGATTGGACTGATTACAGTATGGTAAGAAAAATTGATGTTAATGTGAAAAATGTATACTGGAATGAGTCAGGGACTTATGTTGCTTTATCTACTGAAgacactatatatatattgagtTATTTGAATGCAGAAGGGAACATACTAAGGGATATCAGAAACAGTGATATGAAGAATAGTAACATGGTGAGTGGCAGTATGATGGGTAGCAACGGCAGCTACAATAAAGCATCTGCTACGGGTGCTGGTTCTGTTCCTGGCATTAATGGAGAAAGCACAAAAAATGTAGGAATAGACGAAGAAAACAATTTTGAACTTGAGAGCGAAATTAACGAATCGATTGAGAGCGGCATATGGATATACGATAGCTTTTTATACGTTTCTACGAATCTAagactatatatttatacaaagaaatttattgacatatatgcatatattgaTAAATATCTGTACATATGTggatatgtatatgaatacGACCGGATTTTTCTACATGACAAAAACTACAATTTTTATAGCTTCTTATTACCAATTACGTACTTACAATATCAAAAATCTATTATGAACAAAGATTTTGTTTCATCTGATAATTTAGTAAATAAAATCCCTGaatctttatataataaattaagtctatttttagaaaaaatgggttataaagataaagcattaaatatgtgtacagatttagaaaaaaaattcgaaCTATCTTTATCTATAGGTAATTTACAATTATGTgtagatataataaaagaattagaaaaaaaagaaaataattcttttatacataataaataccAAGGTTTAGGTGATACTGCATTAGTATATAATGATATACCTATGGctatatattgttataaaaaaacgagtgaattttcatctttattaataattttatccaCATTAGGAGATAAAATAGGTATAGAAGAATTAGGTAACATGTGTTTGAATAAtcagaaatataatattgcttttatatgttactttttattacataaaataaataaatgtgtggacattttattaactaataataattttgcatATGCTTCTTTTTTCGCAAGAGTATATAAACCTTCTTTACTACCAATGATTTtgttaaaatggaaaaattatttaaataaaatgtaccCTAATTCTCCCATTTTACTATTAACACCTGATGAAAATCCTGAATATTTCCCAGATTATGAACAAGCAGTGAAATGCGAATCCatatttgataaaattaaaacaattggaagtacaaaaaattataataccttaaaaaaattaattgatCTAAATATTATGGAAGAAATAAAGGAAATAGGACATGAAAAGGTCGAGGACATTTTTCTTAATCAGTTTAATGAGGATCTGGAAAAGGACGTTCAAAATTTTGACATGATAAAGTCATTTGGTActacacaaaataaaaataaagtgtaCGGAAGccaagaaaatgaaaaacaaatacaGAAAGATTctgaaaatgtaaatgtatcGACAACAAATGAATTTTACGATATAAATGACCCCaactataataataaagactTTGATAAAATGGAAGATActgattttttaaacaacAGTGATATAATCGACTTTGCTAATCAAGAAAAAGTGCCTCCATCTGTTGCTAACGCTGATGATATTAATAACTCAATTGAAAATGCAGATTACTCTCCTATGGATCCGAATAAAGAAGagggaaaaggaaaagatgaAGATACGGAGAAATTTCATCACGAGGAAAATTAA
- a CDS encoding hypothetical protein (conserved Plasmodium protein), which yields MELISKKISANETSNKKRKKNIEITTNLKNNLKSLKLSERNDINYFAQNVKTTDQKDAAKKSTTKHTLKIDSALRAENAPHNKNLNVDISKYKKVFNKASVDRTVKGQQKDKEKLKKIKKKRKKKEGDGEISEVYEIEREATNVQSQQVYKINNNESMLSSTNVEEKEDIEKHHEELEKLVNIGKELKKDTNQIISELKNILNIVENPKEHNKIDGLKSKEIKILDSWYFANKLKIIPCLFEDKPLSANLLSSLYAVEPSFKNKKNKIIIYLKFVKDKYEKSLKKCSENQTEDKGEFCKNKILHVLDNSTENLKEKEYMKKLITLIKNESSYKNLKHYFSYLLTVLTVDTYDVFLEEDGLVCIKDILQSIAKKKLIKKCIALLRQILNILQKLNITLDHLKNTLIGIPINFISRNKIDKKNKLDYVTDNEQIRNIAKELIDKWKLVRDKALSEKNVDSENKELKINVGENMTNEIDNIEHENIPQNNICNNSDNTEKVKSSSNDMSTNNLNSAEEITIANKTKTIDIDLRNNICDIETNNITVMNKTKSLNLKNVDKGTENVKGSPNTFKLNQNCTKNALKKDNKKKMDKSNESKNIMLEIIDTLNEEYEKKKKRHLEYKKAKIEGKIKKFSALKNTSEISKNDNLLTDIAKIKMVPVNSTLNKSLHMNDFPKQHHHNQHHLNSNFSEIRNLMKNYNINEALKTEASSMTLSASPYEKKNENYDIPNTNIKNRNVNELLKESYTNNSTQRNETNLNRNVQSQKMTKNREQLVDKHVYYNKYNTHDGTNILNNTYTENEIYINNNNNSTSMNYNLNHLKKKRVFSKYPYATSEDDLHDNYWSAHNYKMKTDGIHFSDNMGNEVAEENFSKFSSSGKNGLSEKNSLDNNNFQNATEHTKNDFTFKGTNINQGKTVQFSNDDLSMHSYDTGSYDINSMKENKKLSDDNLIKDPFEYYPINCDDNNNNKNGRNNSNVPINNFKDQNNSSSIRNSSSRTSGKNTSVLGSLENSFMNLLSYNSMPQNERDVKYNNIPNLNEKNKNDVLNLLNKNSFSDTIIRTSQNLNVPDEVNYNYSNKEKNNEYEMFNIASKYNLPNIKHMLNSSLDEIFKIYKSFENIKVNYKIAVKDIYYPERIYNDSEVIKNDIIVKFNYDKLQEKNNVSFIYLIYKNMLNMNEHMNHVSNMINSNNTPNNVPNNASRNVNTITNKEFNMLPLPELFAPANLNELKLPPLPILPNLPPSQNIIPPIIFPYNNNTNKYHEQSLNSIHIVDSTTKHDKSPSNNKPYNSLEEFINIFDEDIQKILLKNTDLVHLLMNKPDVVTKMLKGPQYINEALCSLEEELKNWNKSNLT from the exons atggaACTTATTTCAAAGAAAATCAGTGCTAACGAAACATCAAataagaaaaggaaaaaaaatattgaaataacaacaaacttaaaaaataacttaAAAAGTCTGAAATTAAGCGAaagaaatgatataaattatttcgcacaaaatgtaaaaacaaCTGATCAAAAGGATGCtgcaaaaaaaagtacaacGAAACATACGCTAAAGATAGATAGTGCATTAAGGGCTGAAAATGCACCCCACAACAAAAATTTGAACGTTGATATTTCTAAGTACAAAAAGGTATTCAATAAAGCAAGTGTTGATAGGACTGTCAAAGGGCAACAGAAAGACAAAGAAAagttaaagaaaataaaaaaaaaaagaaaaaaaaaagaaggagaTGGGGAAATATCAGAGGTATACGAAATAGAAAGGGAAGCAACAAATGTACAATCACAACAGGTATATAAAATCAATAATAATGAGTCGATGTTGAGTTCAACGAACGTTgaggaaaaagaagatattGAGAAGCACCATGAGGAATTAGAAAAACTCGTTAACATTGGTAAGGAACTGAAGAAGGACACGAATCAAATAATTTCagaactaaaaaatattcttaatattGTAGAAAATCCAAAggaacataataaaatagatgGACTTAAGTCAAAAgagataaaaattttagatTCGTGGTATTTTGCAAATAAGCTGAAAATTATACCTTGCTTATTTGAAGACAAACCATTAAGTGCAAATCTGTTAAGCTCTTTATATGCTGTTGAAccttcttttaaaaataagaaaaataaaattattatatatttaaaatttgtgaaagataaatatgaaaagtcATTAAAGAAATGTAGTGAAAATCAAACAGAAGACAAAGGtgaattttgcaaaaataaaattctgcATGTATTAGACAATAGTAcggaaaatttaaaagaaaaagagtatatgaaaaaattaattacacTAATTAAAAACGAAAGTAgttacaaaaatttaaaacattatttCAGTTATCTTTTAACCGTTTTAACTGTTGATACATATGACGTGTTTTTAGAAGAAGATGGACTTGTATGCATTAAAGATATTTTACAGAgcattgcaaaaaaaaaactaataaaaaaatgtattgcTCTGTTAAggcaaattttaaatatattgcaaaaattaaatattactcttgatcatttaaaaaatactttaatAGGTATCCCtatcaattttatttctagaaacaaaatagacaaaaaaaataagttagACTATGTAACGgataatgaacaaataagaaatattgcAAAGGAATTAATAGACAAATGGAAACTAGTACGTGATAAAGCATTaagtgaaaaaaatgtagataGTGAGAACAAAGAATTAAAGATAAATGTGGGCGAAAATATGACCAATGAGATAGATAATATTGAGCATGAAAATATCCCccaaaataatatttgcaACAATAGCGATAATACGGAAAAAGTTAAAAGCAGCTCTAATGATATGAGTACAAATAACCTGAATAGTGCAGAAGAAATAACTATtgcaaataaaacaaaaactaTAGATATTGATCTCAGGAACAATATTTGTGACATTGAAACAAACAATATCACAGTCATGAATAAGACGAAATctttaaatttgaaaaatgttGATAAGGGAACTGAAAATGTTAAGGGGAGTCCAAATACCTTCAAGTTAAATCAGAATTGTACAAAAAATGCTCttaaaaaggataataaaaaaaaaatggacaaATCGaatgaaagtaaaaatatcatGCTCGAAATAATAGATACTCTAAATGAAGAATatgaaaagaagaaaaaaagacatttagaatataaaaaagcaaaaattgaaggaaagataaaaaagtttagtgctttaaaaaatacttcagaaattagcaaaaatgataatttgtTAACTGATAtagcaaaaattaaaatggtACCTGTGAATAGcacattaaataaaagtcTACACATGAATGATTTTCCCAAACAGCATCATCATAATCAACATCATTTAAATAGCAATTTTTCGGAAATTcgaaatttaatgaaaaattataatataaatgaagcATTGAAAACAGAAGCGAGTAGTATGACACTGTCAGCATCGCCATATGagaaaaagaatgaaaattatgatataCCTAATACGAATATAAAGAATAGAAATGTTAAcgaattattaaaagaatcaTATACTAATAACAGTACTCAAAGGAATGAAACCAATTTAAATAGAAATGTGCAGTCtcaaaaaatgacaaaaaataGAGAACAATTAGTAGataaacatgtatattataataaatataatacccATGATGgtacaaatattttgaataatacatatacggaaaatgaaatatatattaataataataataattccaCGTCGATGAACTATaatttaaatcatttaaaaaagaagcgTGTTTTTTCAAAGTATCCATATGCTACTAGTGAAGATGACCTACATGACAACTACTGGAGTGCGCATAActacaaaatgaaaacagATGGAATACATTTTTCTGATAATATGGGTAATGAAGTTGCTGAGGaaaattttagtaaattttCTAGCAGTGGAAAAAATGGCCTTTCCGAAAAAAATAGCcttgataataataattttcaaaatgcAACAGAACATACCAAGAATGATTTCACATTTAAAGGCACCAATATCAACCAAGGAAAAACAGTTCAATTTTCCAATGATGATCTTAGTATGCATTCCTATGACACAGGTTCATATGATATTAATTCCATGaaggaaaacaaaaagtTGAGCGatgataatttaattaaagacCCCTTTGAATACTACCCCATTAATTGTGatgataataacaataataaaaatggtaGAAATAACAGCAACGTTCCCATTAATAATTTCAAGGATCAAAACAATAGTAGCAGTATccgtaatagtagtagtcgTACTAGCGGAAAAAATACTTCTGTATTAGGTTCACTTGAAAATTCTTTTATGAATTTGTTAAGCTATAACAGTATGCCACAAAATGAAAGAGAcgtgaaatataataatatacctaatttaaatgaaaaaaataaaaacgatgttttaaatttattaaataaaaactcGTTTAGTGATACAATTATTAGGACATcacaaaatttaaatgtacCTGATGAAGTTAATTACAATTATTCCAATAAggagaaaaataatgaatacgaaatgtttaatatagcttcaaaatataatttaccaAATATTAAGCATATGCTAAATAGTTCATTGGacgaaatttttaaaatatataaaagttttgaaaatataaaagtaaattacaaaatagcTGTAAAGGATATTTATTACCCTGAAAGGATATATAATGATAGCgaagtaataaaaaacgatataattgtaaaatttaattatgataaattacaagaaaaaaacaacgtttcttttatatatttaatatataagaatatgtTAAATATGAATGAACATATGAACCATGTTTCAAATATGATCAATTCAAATAATACCCCAAATAACGTCCCAAATAACGCTTCTCGGAATGTGAATACCATTACGAATAAGGAGTTTAATATGCTACCTTTACCTGAATTATTTGCACCAGCAAATTTGAACGAACTGAAATTACCTCCTCTACCCATTTTACCAAATTTGCCGCCTTCACAGAATATTATACCTCCGATTATTTTCCCATACAATAacaatacaaataaataccATGAACAGTCATTAAATAGTATTCATATTGTAGATAGTACAACTAAGCATGATAAATCACCTTCAAATAATAAACCTTATAATTCACTGGaggaatttataaatatttttgatgaagatattcaaaaaattttgctCAAAAATACAGAC TTAGTCCATTTATTGATGAATAAGCCTGATGTTGTTACGAAAATGCTGAAGGGCCCACAGTACATTAAC GAGGCTTTGTGTTCTCTGGAGgaggaattaaaaaattggaaCAAATCGAATTTAACTTga